The following is a genomic window from Nicotiana tabacum cultivar K326 chromosome 3, ASM71507v2, whole genome shotgun sequence.
CCTCTTTTTGCGTTAAGAAAATCCCTAGCATCACCTTCTAGTTTTTCTACACTGTCAAGGCCCTCAATTTCATTGACTGGAGCTTTCTCCTCATTTTTTTTTATCCTCCAACGACATGATCTTTCGTCATGTCCTTGATGCTTGCAACATGTACAATATTTTGGTAGGTTGTCATATACTATCAACTGACAATGTTCTACTTTTTTTCAGAATTGTTATCAACAATATGAATCCTAACTCTCTTAGGATGCTTGTCCAGTAGGTCTAGTAAGACCTTAATCCTTGTCGTACTTGGTCGTGTTCGATCTTGAGTCATTTTGTCCAATGCAAGAGGCTTGCCTATTGCTGATGCTATGGACAGTAACGATTTTTTTGCAAAAAAATTCGCAGGCAGATCCGGTAAGGATATCCAAACGACTGCCTTTGAAGTTTCTTCACATAGATTAAAACCTATCGTCCATGGAAAGGTTCTAAAGAAGAATTCATCACCCTTTGTCTTAACAAAACCAGTAGTTCTTGATAAGAACTGAACAAAATCATCAAAAAAATCAAACCTTATCAAGATGTGACGATATTCCAGTTGCCCCACGTTACAGTATCCCTTGACATCGAACTGCTTAGGTAAAACTTATCGCAGTTCATTCAAATCTGGTTTTCCATATGAAAACTTGAGTATTACAGCCTGATGTAACCCCTCTTCAATAGTGAAAGCTTTTACCTCATCGATGGTGAATTCCACCATTGGTTCCCCATGAACGATATTGACAGGACACAACTCGATCTTGGACAAAACAGCGGCAGATTTATTTAGACGAAGTTGTTCAGCGTATGACTGTTTTTGCTTCGTGTTTGGAATTGTTTCTATGGTGTTTTGGATATCCTCTCCCACAACCAAAGGCTGGGGAGAATTCGCAGCAGCCATAAAACTCTTCAAAACTCCATTGACGTGAAGCAGCAGAAGAAACTAGTGACTGGATGCTACAATAATCGCGAGAGAAAAATTAAGATCCGGAAAAATTGGCTATGAATTTGAGGATGAAACCAACTGGGGATTGTTCGCAAAGAGAAGGGGGTTCTTTTGAGACCAAATTTGCGACAATCCACCGCCGGATTCCGGAATTATGGTCGCTGAATAGTGACGGAATTACTATTCACCCTTCTTGAAAATGATTTAGGTtaggaggggtcgtttggagttAAAATTGGTAAGAACCaatgtgggccgttgatctcagagatcaacggccaagattagaGGGGTCTGGGTCGGGTCTAATTGCATTTGGGCCTGGGTGAATTGGGTTAGGGATTTGGGCTGGTTTTGAGTCCGAAAAATATTGAGATTaagaggctatttgttaaatacccaaatatttgaataaaattattttataaaataattaacaatgagaaaaaaataatttgtatGCATAGAAGTGcctcaaaataattattcaatattttaaaaaaatacaaggGACCAATTCCTAGCAAAATTATGCAGTGATGTGTACATgtgctataattgcaaaattagtGCAATTGTAACCAAAAGGTGTAAATCTGGaaatttgtgaaataattggaACTTAATAAGGCCATAAATGGTAATATTAAATTAAGAGATGTTTTAAAATCATCTGTAAtacaattttgtaattatttatatgaagaaaatattgggataaattaattaaaaaatgtaaaaattatggaaaaatactcATGGATGCCAATGCATAGTTTTAAGGATATATATgcactttaaaaatattatagggaaaaattggatatcaacaggcATGAGACAAGTCATGCCAATGGTTGAGTTTCAACGGTGGGGGCATTTATTCCAAATTGATGCACCCAAGGTGTATGAGGATGAGGTTCAAAGCTTCTATGCCGACCTCTTTCCTGTTGATATCGACCACATTTATGCCTTGGTTAATGGGGTGGATACCGTGTTTGATGTGAGTCTACTTGGGGATATTCTGAAAGTCCCTACGGTTGGTGTGTCTACAGTGAAAGATATGTGTGGGTCAAACTTCTGAAATGCTATTGTGAAGTATAATGCAAACCAGAAAGGGGACCAGGTTCACAAGAAGGCCTTGCTCCTTATTTATCAGTTGCTCTTCGAGCTGGTAAACAAGGTTCTACTACCCCGTGCCGAGAGGAGGTCCATGACTTCCAAGTCTGACTTGTATCTAATGGAGCAACTAGATAGATTTATACCTGTGAGCTTGCATTCCATCATGATTAAACATATGCAGAAGGTAGAAACTTTCAAGGATAGCATTCATGGTCTTCCATATGGGTTTCTTCTTACGCACATATTTAAGTTTTTCAAAGTTCCACTGGGACAAGGCAAAGTAAGGATCAAGAAGCAGACCTTCTCTCAAACAATTTTGGAGGAATGTGAGTGCATCGAGAAAAATGGGGTTAGGCAGTACATCGACAATCACTCAGCTCATCAATGCTCAAAACAACGCAACTGAGGAGATTCGAAGATTGAAGGCAAGGAACGCTATCCTGGAAGGTCAGTAGGCCTAAAGGACCCCAGAATCAAATGAGGAGGTAGTTCTTTTGACAAAAGAAAATGTTGATCTTAGAGCACAAGTGGAGAACCTGAAAGCAAAACTGCTCACCGAGCAAAAGTCGGCGAATGCCCGAATAGACCTAGTTCTCCAAACCCTTGCTGTAGTTTCCAAGCAACACTTTCAGTGACTAGTTTCTGGATTTTTTGTTCTTGTTTGAATGACTTGgtagttgttttttttttttgatgtagATGGGATGCATCTACACTGCTCTCAATGTCAACAGTCCAATCTTTGCCTTTGCTTTATAAGCAAAGGCATAcgttttatatataaaaaatatcctCTTTTGTTATCTAAATGCTTGTGTTCTCTATTTCTAttttctatcatgttgtgtgcacatatgcgGCATAATTTAGCTAggctagacttctttatgttgATTGCCTGCTTGTGTATTTTTagtgatgccaaaagggggaagtatAATTGAAACAGGGATCTGATTAAAGGGGAAGCATAAAATCAGGGAAAACTTGTGAAGTTCCTGTTGCTTCATCTGGTTATTTCTGCTCTAAAAATATGTCATCAAtgtataagtttgtcatcatcaaaaagggggaaattgatgggttttcaatgtcttagccttatgttttgatgatctaacaaacttactgtcaagaaccagatagggaacctgacacacttggtaTACATTGTTAATCAACGGACTCTAGCTAATATGAACTGCTGCAACTGTAGAAGACAGAGAACCAACACAGGAACCTGATCTCTTGTGTGTCCCTGACAGCAGTACGAAAGTCAACTGTGTACAGCTGGAAAGTGACTGCCACATAAATAGTGCACACAGTGCAGCACAGTTCTGTAGTCACTTGTCATTTGACCAACcaagtgcttacatcattcaaaTGATGGCATCAAAGGTGTATTACAACAAAACATCATTTGAATACTTGAGAATTCACTACAAGCATTCAAGCCTTCTGAAACAACAAATTTAATTCTCAAGAGCCTcaagaacaaagttaaacgctACTACGGACCAGATCCAAAACCTAGTATTTTGTTGTctttagttgagttgtaacttttttattgtttttcattGTGATTCCTAAATTGCTTAGTTAGAAGCGTTGCTTAGGAACCCCTTTATAAAACCATAAACCTTTTGTGTTTGtgtcgtgactagagttagtcatgagttgaagtctttgtaataggtgtattgcaaagtggcttgtaataggtgtattacaagttagtgagggattaagagtttaatttctagattgcataggttgtaatctaaaatttgctcatagtgaagttgaaatcctaccagtgtaggtcgtgatttttcaTCCCCTTGAGTAggaatttttccacgtaaaactctcTGTCTTATTTACTTAATGTTTTATTAGTATTCTCAGTAGAAACTCATAGAGGATctggtactctatagtttggtggactcatataaattATCATGTCGAGGTGTGCACAAATTAGCCCGACACCATTTTtatcaacaaaaataaaagaaagaaaaaaaacaatcaTTAGTTGAAATCAGGCTCCTAACACTCTTAGAAGGGTGCTAACACAATAAATCAGGTTTTGCGATAAAACCAGCTGAATGGAGAAATAACGAGACCCCATAAAATCAGTTTGTGAAATACAATGGAAGGCTAGTGGTCATTTTGCATGATGCTTAGCAAAGACGTGATTATCTTAAGTGAATTTCTTGTTGTCGAAAAAGTGTTATCGCGGGATTAAAAATTTGACAAGATAAAGTTGATTAACGTGACCTAGTTTTACTCATGTTATAAGCGCTACCACTATGTGAGAGTGGAAATATTGTTACGTGGCCGGGTCTTGGTTTCATGAATATTAAATTATGTACTGTTATATGATATTCGAATTTATTAAACAATGATCCTGATTTTCCAGTACATCAGTTAACGTTTTAGAAAATACGTGTCTCACTTTAGAAGTCACAAAGCTCaaacttgggataatttattctTTCTTCGGTCAATGATTATGATGCTAATATTTGCACCTAGGCAATGCTTATTCAAATAGTTCAACGCATCTTCTATTGTGTAGCTCGTGCTCTCACGTTCATAATTAAGTTCCCAAAACCTCACCAAACAGCTAGTTGAAATTGACATATTTCCAACATGCTAACCACTTCTACTACAGACTATTTAAATTTCATTCTTGTGCGTCTTCTCGTTGTATCTCACAAGCCATGGCAAAATCAAGTTCCTTTCAACTAATTTCATGGCTTGTAATATGTTCAGTTTCTACCATAGTATTAGCTAGTAAATCAAGTCATGAACATGAAACTAAAGCTGTAGATGATTATCTTCCAAGTTATTATCCTCAGCCTCACAAAAACCTCCTAAATGTCATTGATTCGTGTTGGAGATTGAACGACGATTGGGCGTCCAATCGCAAGGCTTTATCAGATTGTGCAATAGGGTTTGGAAGTAATGCTATAGGAGGTAAATATGGTGACATTTACGTGGTCACTGACCCTTCTGATGATCCTGTAAATCCTGAACCAGGCACTCTTAGGTATGGCGTTATTCAGTCCGAGCCACTTTGGATCATTTTCAAAAAGGACATGGTACTTACACTTAAGAATGAACTTATGGTCAATAGTCACAAGACTATAGATGGCAGAGGTGCCAAAATTGAGATTTCTAATGGTCCATGCATAACATTGGACTATGTTACAAATGTTATTATTCATGGGATTAGTATCCATGATTGTAAGCCTAGTAAAAAAGGGATGGTTCGTAGTAGTCCTGAACATGTTGGTGAAAGATTGGGCTCTGATGGTGATGCCATAAGTGTGTTTGGATCGTCTAATGTTTGGATTGATCATTGTTATCTTGCTCGCGCAACGGATGGCCTACTCGATGTTACTCATGCTTCAACTGCAGTAACTATCTCCAACAATTACTTCACTGAGCATGACAAAGTAAGTGATCTCCAACTTTTCGAGTCAAATTACATGtagtgaatttttttaaaaatatgtacATTTATAATAAGTTGTCACCCCAACTGACTTGAAATTGAGGTATGGTTGATTGATTCGGTTGTACAATAATCCACATTAGATGAAATAAAATCTTGGATCCACCTTTGACAGATAGTTGAGGTGATCTTTTCAGTTCTGACCTTAAATCAAATTTCCAGGTTATGTTGTTGGGGCACAATGATGAATATACTGCAGACAGAAGCATGAAAGTCACGGTAGTTTTCAACCATTTTGGCCGTGAACTAGTTCAAAGAATGCCAAGGTACATAATTAAGATTATCCAAGATTAATCACAATAATTTGGAATGGTGAGTGTAAGATGCTGTTGAACCTAGTATTCAACAGTAATCAAGATTATTAAACATTTGACAATAATTTGTGTTACAGGGTTAGATTTGGTTATGCTCATGTGGCCAataattattatgatcaatgGTTAATGTATGCCATTGGTGGGAGTGCAGATCCAACAATATTCAGTGAGGGAAATTATTTCATTGCTCCAGACTCATACGACAAAGAGGTATGCAAATATCAAGCTACTTGTTCTTCAGTGTCCAGAAGATCAGATATTTTCACTTTCTTCATTGCTTTTCCAGTTTGAAGTTTTACTTTTTTGAGAACCACAAATTTAGAAATTAGCGACGAAAAAACAACTTACACTAATGTCATTGCCATTGCTATATACAGATGATCTTATATTAGTCATGATATATATAACAGGTCACCAAGAGGGAAACTCATGAAGGGGGATGGAAGAGTTGGAAATGGAGGTCCTCAAAAGATGTGTTTGTGAATGGAGCATATTTTAATCCATCTGGATATGGAAGTATTGCTCCAAAATACACAAGAGGACAATCGTTTATCGTTGCTCAAGGATCGTTAACTCCCTCTTTAACTTCTGATGCTGGTCCTCTTCAATGTGTTGTCAGTGAACCTTGCTAATCAtacaaaatttcttctttccttttcctaTCACCATTCCCTGTATATCTTTGGCAGCATTTTTTAATGCCTCGAAGTAGACATAATTTTGGAAGCGTGTTTAATTTATACTTAACGTATACCATATTTGGTAAGTTCAAGAACGATTCAGGATTTTGGAGATTTAAGTTTCTTTGAGATATGGAGAAAGTTGTATTCCTCATAGTTTATAGTACTGTAACACAGTTTGTTTTGTTGAGAATGACAATGGATTTTAGAAGGGTGTAATATAATATCAAAGGAGTAACTTTTCTATTGCCTGTTGAGCTGTATATGCTTCTATCATCTTCATTATCTCTGCTACTAAGAGTACAGATTGCAACAAAAGTTCAATTTCAAAACTAGACATCAGAGAAATCAAATAGATGAACTATACAATCAACCAACTTAACTAGTTTTTGGTAATCTTGGAATCTCTACTTAGAATCGAATTTGGTTCACGCAGGAAAGGGAGCTGAgaaaagaagaattaacccaaatagccgtccacctaatctcttaaactaaaaatagcttgcagatatatatatattatatgtatagtTCATGTGTATAActatgtataatctatgtataccggctagaaaaagtaaacagtgATTTGACCGTCTTTTGTATAACAAACATGACCTCACAAGGTGCAGAGCAGCAGTTTCTCCAAGACATTCCTTTACTCCACATTCAAGCAATGCCAAACATGCAAGACCAAAAAGTTGGTTCCTTAAACTTACAAACAGAACCAATTAAAGTGCAAGATTATGCTAtataaaagaattaaaagagagAAGGGGGAAAAACTTGAAAaatggtaaagaaaagaagaaatacagcaattcttttttcttttttacttcagAAGATGCTCTCAGAAAAGTCTATTCTCATTGGTTTGAACTCCATGAGTTACTGGTGCTTTTGTTCTCAGTTTCCTCAAGTACCATACACCAGCTCCTATTCCAAATGCCCCTGCAACTGACACTGCAGTTGCTGTTCCTGCATCATTTCAAATAGATTTTGTACAAGAAATCTCAGAAAggacagcccggtgcactaagctcccgctatgcggggtccggggaagggccggaccacaaaggtctatcgtacgcagccttaccatgcatttct
Proteins encoded in this region:
- the LOC107807472 gene encoding putative pectate lyase 16, producing MAKSSSFQLISWLVICSVSTIVLASKSSHEHETKAVDDYLPSYYPQPHKNLLNVIDSCWRLNDDWASNRKALSDCAIGFGSNAIGGKYGDIYVVTDPSDDPVNPEPGTLRYGVIQSEPLWIIFKKDMVLTLKNELMVNSHKTIDGRGAKIEISNGPCITLDYVTNVIIHGISIHDCKPSKKGMVRSSPEHVGERLGSDGDAISVFGSSNVWIDHCYLARATDGLLDVTHASTAVTISNNYFTEHDKVMLLGHNDEYTADRSMKVTVVFNHFGRELVQRMPRVRFGYAHVANNYYDQWLMYAIGGSADPTIFSEGNYFIAPDSYDKEVTKRETHEGGWKSWKWRSSKDVFVNGAYFNPSGYGSIAPKYTRGQSFIVAQGSLTPSLTSDAGPLQCVVSEPC